The genomic region CAGTGCGGGAAGAAAAGGTAGGTGAGGAAAAATAACCGGCCTCAACCGGCCCCGGTTTTTTTCCCGCTCTTGCGCTCCGCCCGGATCTGGCGCCGGTATCGGCCGTAAATCCAAAGGCCGGCAATCATCAATACGGCAAACAGGCCGATGCCCAGCGCAACCTGCCAGCCGGCTCCCACGTCGACGCCGCTGCCCATCAGCGCAAAAACCGCCATTTGCGGGATATAGCCGGCGATGGATGCCATCACGAACGCAAAAAGCGGTACGCCGGTAACGCCGGCCGCCAGATTGGTCAAGAGATTGGAGCCGACCGGCAACAGTCGAATGATGAGGGTTGTCGTTACCGGGTGCTGGCGCCAGTATTCAAAGGCAATGTCCACCCGCCCCCTGATCACCTGTCGCGCCTTCGTCTCCAATACCCGGGCAATGAGCGCTGCCAGCGCACAGCCAAGCCCGGCCGCAAGGGTCGAGACGGCAAGCCCGGTCCAAAGCCCGAAGAAATACGCACCGAAAAACGCCACCGCCTGACGCGGACCGCCAATGGCGGTAAACAGCATGCCGGCGGAAAGATAGGCAAGCTTGCCCTGATACCACCGGGCATTGGCCTGGTCGTTGAAATCGACCCACTGGGCAAGCCCCTCGAAGTCGATTGACTTGGCCAGATAGCCTACTGCCAGAATAACGCCAAGCGCCAGCCCGGCCTTGGCAAGGCGGGCGATGCCGATCTGCCGGAAGGCTCTTAGGGCGGGTTCGACGAAATTTGCGGCGGACATTCAGCTACGCGTTAAACCAGATCACGGACTCATAAACAGGATCGAAATGCTTGGCATGAGGGGTTTTGTCACCTTTTTTGGGCGGTTTCAAACCGCCAGCCGATGCTGCTTGACGCAAGGCGGGCCGGGCGTCAAGTTTGAACCGTGATGGAAGGGAGAACGAGACGGAATGGATGATGCGGTAAACCAGCTCGACAGCGCAGCGCTTTCCCCCTGGCTTGAAAGCCATGTCGACGGCTTTCATGACCTGATGGAGATCCGCAAGTTCACGGGCGGTCAATCCAATCCGACCTATCTGATCATCGCCCAGAGCGGCAAATATGTTCTGAGGGCCAAACCACCCGGAGAACTGTTGAAGTCCGCCCATCAGGTGGATCGCGAATACCGTGTCATGAAGGCGCTGGGTGCAACCGCCGTGCCCGTGCCGCGCATGTTTGCGCTGAGCAGTGAGGACAGCCCCATCGGGCGGATGTTCTTCGTGATGGAATATCTGGACGGACACATTTTCTGGGACCCGGCTTTGCCGGAAATCCATGAGTTTCACGGCGAAAAAGCACCGGAGCGGCGGGCACTGATCTACGACCGCATGAATGCGGCCATGGCCAAACTCCATGATGTGGATGTCGAAGCGGCTGGTCTTGGCGATTTCGGCAAGCCGGGCAACTATTTCGAGCGGCAACTGGCACGATGGACCCAGCAATAT from Salaquimonas pukyongi harbors:
- a CDS encoding TVP38/TMEM64 family protein, translated to MSAANFVEPALRAFRQIGIARLAKAGLALGVILAVGYLAKSIDFEGLAQWVDFNDQANARWYQGKLAYLSAGMLFTAIGGPRQAVAFFGAYFFGLWTGLAVSTLAAGLGCALAALIARVLETKARQVIRGRVDIAFEYWRQHPVTTTLIIRLLPVGSNLLTNLAAGVTGVPLFAFVMASIAGYIPQMAVFALMGSGVDVGAGWQVALGIGLFAVLMIAGLWIYGRYRRQIRAERKSGKKTGAG
- a CDS encoding phosphotransferase; this encodes MDDAVNQLDSAALSPWLESHVDGFHDLMEIRKFTGGQSNPTYLIIAQSGKYVLRAKPPGELLKSAHQVDREYRVMKALGATAVPVPRMFALSSEDSPIGRMFFVMEYLDGHIFWDPALPEIHEFHGEKAPERRALIYDRMNAAMAKLHDVDVEAAGLGDFGKPGNYFERQLARWTQQYAASEVDRNEELHHLIDWLGANMPEDDGRISLVHGDFRIDNMVFSHDAHEILGILDWELSTLGHPLADLAYQCMQWRLPHQGGFRGLGGLDRAALGLPSEEDYVAAYCRRRNIERPGNWPFYVAFCFFRIAAILQGVYKRSLDGNASNPQKAREYGKAVPVLGKMAVEMINKGS